A window of the Lactuca sativa cultivar Salinas chromosome 7, Lsat_Salinas_v11, whole genome shotgun sequence genome harbors these coding sequences:
- the LOC111884751 gene encoding uncharacterized protein LOC111884751 yields MNQETKNLTIKISNSTQKPRKEIVTNIVSISSSPYNSPSLISPPSSAFVSALQSPYISPRATREDLNHPHETETINNGGSTTTTTPSTFTHPSTPVSYCGSGNDDIPSTSYTPPSERYDFSDDTKLKIVNCVPVHLPSSDVNMNPTTTTAPRVSFSFPVPRISFAKGSVSPANAKLRSCDVYIGYHGQGQNPNLVRFCKWLKSELEVQGIACFVADRAKYADSQSHEIADRVICSVTFGIVVVTKDSLSSYLSLEEIRFFAQKKNLIPLFFDFDTNEVSNVLMSSDSKECKDAIDGLIKSHEFKLEANEGNWRYCVSRTAGILKGKLGRMSVAEKEIDNSDEMPYPRNRFFVGREKEITEIETAFFGCTDENETNTHVRTPGTSEGLADEESENDRKFINLEVGKCKEPKLEAWVEPVIGRNSLKRPKYKKTKSGKYKSFGSSIVCINGEPGIGKTEVALEFAHRYSQRYKMVLWVGGEARYFRQNILNLSLNLGLDVSADEEKERGRIRSFDEQETEAFKRVKRELFRDMPYLLIIDNLETEKDWWEGKDLHDLIPRNTGGSHVIITTRLPKVMTFDPIQLQPLPLKDAMLLMKGRRRKEYPGQEVEILGKFDEKLGRSSFGLWVIGSLLSELAILPSTLFEAINHIRLDENEINSSHFEEVFWGNNKFLLKVLIFCITILHEAKGSTNVLASKMLLVGAWVAPLPVSSNLLASSANNITASTNRFKKWVKCANMTFFCCSGFLESQTSKSEEDSALVLVKLGLARRANQKHGCCIHFHPITQTFAKLKGSLLTAKATIHGIRKTGNPVFNSDHLWASAFLVFGFKSEPPLVQLKAHDMVLFIKKTALPLAIRAFTTFSRCNSALELLKVCTNVLEEVEKSFVSQIQDWCHGSLCWKKKMNSHQRIDEYVWQDVTLLKATLLETRAKLLLRGGCFDNGEELCRTCISIRTVMLGHNHAQTLAAQETLAKLVRMRSKI; encoded by the coding sequence ATGAATCAAGAAACCAAAAACCTCACAATCAAAATATCAAATTCGACCCAGAAACCAAGAAAAGAGATCGTGACCAACATTGTTTCGATTTCTTCATCTCCATATAACTCACCATCGTTAATCTCGCCGCCCTCCTCCGCCTTTGTTTCCGCCCTTCAATCTCCTTACATATCTCCCAGAGCCACCAGAGAAGACCTGAATCACCCTCACGAAACGGAAACAATCAACAACGGCggctccaccaccaccaccacaccgTCGACATTCACTCACCCCTCTACTCCCGTATCCTATTGTGGCTCCGGGAACGATGATATTCCCAGCACCTCCTACACTCCCCCATCGGAAAGATACGATTTTTCCGACGACACCAAGCTCAAAATCGTCAACTGTGTTCCTGTTCATCTTCCTTCTTCAGATGTTAATATGAATCCGACAACCACAACGGCGCCACGTGTCTCGTTTTCGTTTCCTGTTCCTCGGATTTCGTTCGCGAAAGGGTCTGTTTCGCCGGCGAATGCAAAACTGAGGAGTTGCGATGTTTACATTGGATACcatggtcaaggtcaaaatccgaACTTGGTAAGGTTCTGTAAATGGTTGAAATCGGAGCTCGAGGTTCAAGGTATCGCGTGTTTCGTTGCCGACAGAGCAAAATACGCCGATTCACAGAGTCACGAGATCGCCGACAGAGTAATTTGTTCAGTCACGTTCGGGATTGTCGTCGTCACCAAAGATAGTCTCTCGAGTTATCTCAGTCTCGAAGAGATTAGATTCTTCGCTCAAAAAAAGAATTTAATCCCGTTGTTCTTCGACTTTGACACAAACGAAGTCTCAAACGTTCTCATGAGTTCCGACAGTAAAGAATGCAAAGACGCCATTGATGGGTTGATAAAGTCGCACGAGTTTAAGCTCGAAGCTAACGAAGGTAACTGGAGATACTGTGTATCAAGAACTGCCGGGATCTTGAAGGGAAAACTCGGGAGGATGAGTGTCGCTGAAAAAGAAATCGATAATAGCGATGAAATGCCGTACCCTAGGAACAGATTCTTCGTCGGAAGAGAAAAGGAGATAACAGAGATCGAAACTGCTTTTTTTGGATGCACTGATGAAAACGAAACCAACACACACGTTAGAACACCTGGAACATCAGAAGGGCTTGCAGATGAGGAAAGTGAAAACGATCGGAAGTTTATAAATTTGGAAGTCGGAAAGTGTAAAGAACCGAAATTAGAAGCATGGGTGGAACCTGTAATCGGGAGAAATTCGTTGAAGAGACCTAAATACAAAAAAACGAAAAGCGGGAAATACAAAAGCTTCGGAAGCAGCATTGTGTGCATCAATGGCGAACCTGGAATTGGGAAAACGGAGGTAGCATTGGAGTTTGCTCACAGATATTCTCAAAGATACAAGATGGTTTTGTGGGTCGGTGGGGAAGCTCGTTATTTCCGACAGAATATTCTAAATTTATCGTTAAATCTAGGATTAGATGTTAGCGCAGACGAAGAGAAAGAAAGAGGAAGGATTAGAAGCTTTGATGAACAAGAAACAGAAGCTTTCAAGAGGGTAAAACGGGAATTATTTCGCGATATGCCATATCTGTTAATCATCGATAATCTTGAAACAGAAAAAGATTGGTGGGAAGGGAAAGACTTACATGACTTGATACCAAGAAACACAGGTGGCTCCCACGTCATCATCACAACCCGGCTTCCAAAAGTAATGACCTTTGACCCGATCCAACTTCAACCCCTGCCATTAAAAGACGCAATGTTGTTAATGAAAGGAAGAAGGAGAAAAGAATACCCGGGTCAAGAAGTTGAAATTTTGGGTAAATTTGATGAGAAATTGGGTCGGTCAAGCTTTGGGTTATGGGTAATCGGGTCGTTGCTTTCTGAACTTGCAATCTTACCCTCCACCCTCTTTGAAGCCATAAATCATATCCGTTTAGACGAAAATGAGATAAACTCATCTCATTTTGAAgaagtattttggggaaacaatAAGTTTTTACTCAAAGTCTTGATTTTTTGCATTACAATTTTACATGAAGCTAAAGGGAGTACAAATGTTCTTGCTTCAAAGATGCTTCTAGTCGGGGCATGGGTCGCCCCGTTACCCGTTTCATCAAATCTACTTGCTTCAAGTGCAAATAACATCACTGCTTCCACCAACAGATTCAAGAAATGGGTCAAATGTGCAAACATGACTTTCTTTTGTTGTTCGGGTTTTCTCGAAAGTCAAACATCAAAAAGTGAAGAAGATTCAGCTCTTGTGTTGGTCAAACTTGGTCTTGCTAGAAGAGCAAACCAAAAGCATGGATGTTGTATTCACTTTCACCCGATTACTCAAACATTCGCGAAACTAAAAGGGAGTTTACTCACAGCAAAAGCAACGATTCATGGCATTAGAAAAACAGGAAACCCGGTTTTCAACTCGGATCATCTTTGGGCTTCTGCTTTCTTAGTATTCGGTTTCAAATCCGAACCACCATTGGTCCAACTAAAAGCCCATGACATGGTTCTTTTCATCAAGAAAACAGCTCTCCCTTTAGCTATAAGGGCGTTTACGACATTTTCCAGGTGTAATTCAGCGTTGGAGCTGCTAAAAGTGTGTACGAATGTGCTTGAAGAAGTTGAGAAATCGTTTGTGTCACAGATACAAGATTGGTGCCATGGATCTCTTTgttggaagaagaagatgaactcgCATCAAAGAATTGATGAATATGTTTGGCAAGATGTGACACTTTTGAAAGCTACTTTGTTGGAGACAAGAGCCAAATTGTTGTTGAGAGGTGGGTGCTTTGATAATGGTGAAGAGCTTTGTAGGACTTGTATTAGTATCAGAACTGTGATGCTTGGTCATAATCATGCTCAAACTTTAGCTGCTCAAGAAACATTGGCAAAATTAGTTAGGATGAGGAGTAAGATATGA
- the LOC111884752 gene encoding PRA1 family protein G2 translates to MLSPTPATTYTTIPISGTDVIFRSFQNLSSFLSLHRPWSEFISGADSFDRPASLTLTGTRLGVNSKYFGVNYGIIITICAAVSLIGDPTTLLVFASVFTLWLVLYFFREDPMVVWGHHVHDHLVTAALVLVTGVSIWIRGFVTSLLIGIAVGILFSVVHGVFRNPQGIYLDEQDAASDGLISPPSTSPRDYKLNFSN, encoded by the coding sequence ATGTTGTCTCCAACGCCGGCAACCACCTACACCACCATTCCAATCTCTGGAACTGACGTCATTTTCCGATCATTTCAGAATCTATCGTCCTTCTTGTCCCTACACCGTCCCTGGTCGGAATTCATCTCCGGCGCTGACTCATTCGACAGGCCCGCCTCACTCACCCTCACCGGTACCAGACTTGGCGTCAACTCGAAATACTTCGGCGTGAACTACGGCATTATCATCACTATATGCGCCGCCGTATCCTTAATCGGAGATCCAACCACACTACTAGTCTTCGCTTCTGTGTTCACCCTATGGCTTGTACTCTACTTTTTCCGTGAAGATCCGATGGTTGTGTGGGGACACCACGTTCATGATCACCTGGTGACTGCTGCTCTTGTTTTGGTCACCGGAGTTTCTATTTGGATTAGAGGTTTTGTTACAAGTCTTTTGATCGGAATTGCTGTAGGGATTTTGTTCTCGGTTGTTCATGGGGTTTTCAGAAACCCTCAGGGAATTTACCTCGACGAACAAGACGCTGCTTCTGATGGATTGATCTCACCTCCTTCAACTTCTCCTCGGGATTACAAACTCAATTTCTCCAATTAG